A region of Subtercola boreus DNA encodes the following proteins:
- a CDS encoding helix-turn-helix transcriptional regulator, whose amino-acid sequence MANDSERIFESGDEAFASMFRVAREAKGLTQDDVARHMSMRNYDFHQQTVYKIENGRRRVTVGEGVELASLVGLPVEALADRFPDSPESLANNVKEAGRTFGEELFDMADSMRALRAIRDEYVHAVRRYAEHPTAWAANSDGARVPQSVIFESLALFDGIQAYATSWQELLNNSDARRTLAAVGWDPAEAHETAI is encoded by the coding sequence ATGGCAAATGACAGCGAACGAATATTTGAAAGCGGCGACGAAGCCTTCGCCTCGATGTTTCGAGTCGCTCGTGAGGCCAAGGGGCTGACCCAAGACGATGTTGCGCGTCACATGTCTATGCGCAACTACGACTTTCACCAGCAGACCGTCTACAAGATTGAGAACGGTAGAAGGCGAGTCACGGTCGGGGAGGGCGTCGAGCTCGCGAGTCTGGTTGGACTTCCTGTCGAGGCGCTGGCAGATCGATTCCCTGATTCCCCCGAGTCCCTTGCAAACAACGTCAAGGAGGCAGGCAGGACTTTCGGGGAAGAGCTGTTTGATATGGCCGACAGTATGCGCGCTCTGAGGGCGATTCGAGACGAGTACGTCCATGCAGTTCGGCGATACGCAGAGCACCCCACTGCTTGGGCGGCGAACAGCGACGGCGCCCGGGTGCCTCAGTCCGTGATATTTGAATCACTTGCGCTATTCGACGGGATCCAGGCCTATGCGACGTCTTGGCAGGAACTCTTGAACAACTCCGATGCTCGGCGCACTCTTGCCGCAGTGGGATGGGATCCAGCAGAAGCACACGAGACCGCAATCTGA